From one Acidobacteriota bacterium genomic stretch:
- a CDS encoding aldo/keto reductase — protein sequence MKTVRFHGHTISQLLLGTAQFGYDYGIANQVGQPSYRAVLKILERAFEGGVNALDTAALYGESEMVLGRALKDLGLRDRAFVITKFPWVHQSGDEHPDRFLERGIVRALRNLGLDRLPLCLFHRYDDLPYLDAALALKEKGYVEHVGVSVYEPEQALEALSLEGIEAIQVPLNVLDRRFLKCEIPVRAERQGISVFVRSVYLQGVLGLSDDDLPDFLQDLHPVRRRLARIAGDQGLASLALRYVASLPGVLGVLAGLETLAQLEDNLAWIGQGELSRETMEEIDRAVIEVPRRLLDMRQWPNA from the coding sequence ATGAAGACAGTAAGGTTTCACGGACACACGATTTCGCAACTGCTGCTGGGAACCGCCCAGTTCGGCTACGACTACGGCATCGCCAACCAGGTGGGTCAGCCGTCCTACCGCGCCGTCTTGAAGATCCTGGAACGGGCCTTCGAGGGGGGCGTGAACGCCCTGGACACGGCGGCCCTCTACGGTGAGTCGGAGATGGTCCTGGGCCGGGCTCTGAAGGACCTGGGATTGCGGGACCGGGCCTTCGTGATCACCAAGTTCCCCTGGGTCCATCAATCCGGGGACGAGCATCCCGACCGGTTTCTGGAAAGGGGGATCGTCCGGGCGCTTCGAAACCTGGGACTGGACCGGTTGCCCCTCTGCCTTTTTCACCGCTACGACGATCTGCCCTATCTGGACGCCGCACTGGCCCTGAAGGAGAAGGGTTACGTCGAACACGTGGGAGTTTCGGTCTACGAACCGGAACAGGCGCTGGAGGCCCTGTCCCTGGAGGGAATCGAAGCGATCCAGGTTCCCCTGAACGTCCTGGACCGGCGTTTCCTGAAATGCGAGATCCCGGTCCGGGCGGAGCGGCAGGGCATCTCGGTGTTTGTCCGCAGCGTCTATCTGCAGGGCGTTCTGGGACTGTCCGATGACGACCTGCCCGACTTTCTTCAGGATCTGCATCCCGTCCGCCGCCGTCTGGCCCGCATCGCGGGAGACCAGGGCCTGGCCTCCCTGGCGCTTCGCTATGTCGCATCCCTTCCCGGCGTCCTCGGCGTGCTGGCCGGTCTTGAGACCCTTGCACAATTGGAGGACAACCTGGCTTGGATCGGTCAAGGGGAGTTGAGCCGGGAGACCATGGAGGAGATCGACCGAGCCGTCATCGAGGTTCCTCGGCGGCTTCTGGACATGAGACAGTGGCCCAACGCATAG
- a CDS encoding sodium/solute symporter (Members of the Solute:Sodium Symporter (SSS), TC 2.A.21 as described in tcdb.org, catalyze solute:Na+ symport. Known solutes for members of the family include sugars, amino acids, nucleosides, inositols, vitamins, urea or anions, depending on the system.), whose amino-acid sequence MQGFTALDNAVLIFYIVLVVGMGSFFFRGQHNTEDYFLAGRRMPWVAVGVSIFATLFSAISLLGSPGWVYENDLTLGLTLVTIPIVTPIVIWVFLPFYHRLRVFTAYEYLERRFDPSVRLASCLLFLFLRGTYLAVVIYAPSLVLSTVTGMELRWTILLIGGLATLYTLLGGMKAVIWTDVVQAAVLFGGLILVTAVLILRVDGGLGEIVAVASQGGPFHVELSWNSWAEVTLVAVLINGFFIHLSMYGADQITLQRYLTTPTLRAGRNSMILNAFMVVPAALLLLFVGGALYVFYQQFPARLAEGLKGDAVLPHFVVHELPAGISGVFIAAMFAAAMSTIDSAINSLSTSTMKDLYQRYFRAEADERTNLHVSRLFTVFWGGVATVCALFVDSFFSGILNASKTLAGFFTGSLLGIFLLGMLSTRTTAPGVVIGAVCGVAAVVAAAQWTSMSFLWYAPLGSVVTLVTGYLLSLATTRIPPGRLQGLTIQTQHKEG is encoded by the coding sequence TTGCAGGGATTTACAGCTCTCGACAACGCCGTCCTCATCTTCTACATCGTCCTCGTCGTGGGGATGGGGTCCTTCTTCTTCCGGGGACAGCACAACACCGAAGACTACTTCCTGGCCGGCCGGCGTATGCCCTGGGTGGCGGTGGGGGTTTCCATCTTCGCGACCCTGTTCTCCGCCATCAGCCTGCTGGGCAGCCCCGGCTGGGTCTACGAGAACGATCTGACCCTGGGACTGACCCTGGTGACCATTCCCATCGTCACCCCCATCGTCATCTGGGTTTTCCTGCCCTTCTACCACCGGCTCCGGGTCTTCACCGCCTATGAGTACCTGGAACGCCGATTCGATCCCTCGGTCCGGCTCGCATCCTGCCTGCTCTTCCTCTTCCTGAGGGGAACCTACCTGGCCGTCGTCATCTACGCACCCTCTCTGGTCCTCTCCACCGTGACCGGAATGGAGCTACGCTGGACCATATTGCTTATCGGCGGTCTGGCGACGCTCTACACCCTCCTGGGCGGGATGAAGGCGGTCATCTGGACCGACGTGGTTCAGGCGGCTGTCCTGTTCGGTGGACTCATTCTCGTGACGGCCGTCCTGATCCTCCGGGTCGACGGCGGCCTGGGAGAAATCGTTGCGGTGGCCTCCCAGGGAGGCCCCTTCCACGTCGAGCTCAGTTGGAACAGTTGGGCGGAAGTGACACTCGTGGCGGTACTGATCAACGGTTTCTTCATTCATCTGTCCATGTACGGAGCGGATCAGATCACGCTGCAGCGGTACCTGACCACGCCGACGCTCCGGGCGGGCCGCAATTCCATGATCCTGAACGCATTCATGGTCGTCCCCGCCGCCCTGCTGCTCCTCTTCGTCGGGGGCGCCCTCTACGTCTTCTACCAGCAGTTTCCGGCCCGCTTGGCCGAGGGACTGAAGGGTGACGCCGTCCTGCCCCATTTCGTCGTCCACGAACTCCCGGCAGGGATCTCGGGAGTCTTCATCGCGGCCATGTTCGCAGCCGCCATGTCCACCATCGACTCCGCCATCAACTCCCTCTCCACCTCCACGATGAAGGATCTCTACCAGCGCTATTTTCGGGCCGAGGCCGACGAGAGGACTAATCTGCACGTGTCCCGCCTCTTCACCGTCTTCTGGGGCGGTGTGGCCACCGTATGCGCCCTATTTGTCGACTCATTTTTCTCCGGCATTCTGAACGCCTCCAAAACCCTGGCCGGATTCTTCACCGGGAGCCTGCTGGGCATCTTCCTGCTGGGCATGCTCTCGACCCGGACGACGGCCCCCGGAGTCGTGATCGGCGCCGTTTGCGGGGTTGCCGCCGTGGTGGCGGCCGCCCAGTGGACCTCCATGAGCTTCCTCTGGTACGCCCCGCTGGGCAGTGTCGTCACTTTGGTTACGGGTTACCTGCTGAGCCTCGCGACGACTCGAATTCCCCCCGGGAGACTGCAAGGCTTGACCATTCAGACCCAGCACAAGGAGGGGTGA
- a CDS encoding 3-keto-5-aminohexanoate cleavage protein, with product MIGPLDSRTPLVSASPGRSVDSDLTWDYLNAVQYRRRLATGMPPLIISCATTGGHQKAENPGVPVTAGEQAETAPQVAAAGAQIIHIHGRDPEDPTRETDRAERYLEINARIRAQDPDIIIDNTQAVAPIESTDDELGGTVFRYESLPLEARPEIMALNPGPMTFRGGGDSPSVVLATTFDHTERAAHALRERGIKPQVFLYHPGHLDLLEYLITRDALDEPYFVQLVFGQQSGIPTSPDNILSMVRNLPPGCVFQTCALGLEAVQVNTLAILLGGHVRTGMEDCIDYQRGEPARGNAQLVRRVARIARDLGRRVATIQEARQMLGLGPPSQYPSAT from the coding sequence TTGATCGGTCCCCTGGATTCTCGAACCCCTCTGGTATCCGCATCTCCCGGACGTTCCGTCGATTCCGACCTGACTTGGGACTATCTGAACGCGGTCCAGTACCGGAGGCGACTGGCCACCGGCATGCCCCCCTTGATCATCTCCTGCGCCACCACCGGCGGCCATCAGAAGGCAGAGAATCCGGGCGTGCCCGTCACCGCGGGAGAACAGGCCGAAACCGCGCCGCAAGTGGCCGCTGCCGGGGCCCAGATCATTCACATCCACGGACGCGACCCCGAAGATCCCACCCGGGAGACCGACCGGGCCGAGCGGTACCTGGAGATCAACGCCCGGATCCGGGCCCAGGACCCGGACATCATCATCGACAACACGCAGGCGGTCGCACCCATCGAGTCCACGGACGACGAGTTGGGGGGGACGGTCTTCCGTTACGAATCGCTTCCGTTGGAGGCCCGTCCCGAGATCATGGCCCTCAATCCGGGTCCCATGACCTTTCGGGGCGGAGGAGATTCTCCCAGCGTGGTCCTGGCGACCACCTTCGATCACACTGAACGGGCGGCGCACGCGCTCCGGGAGCGGGGAATCAAGCCTCAGGTGTTCCTTTACCATCCGGGTCACCTGGATCTCCTGGAGTATCTGATCACCCGCGACGCGTTGGACGAGCCCTACTTCGTCCAACTGGTCTTCGGGCAGCAGAGCGGAATCCCGACGAGTCCCGACAACATCCTCTCCATGGTGCGGAACCTTCCTCCGGGTTGCGTCTTCCAGACCTGCGCCCTGGGACTGGAGGCGGTCCAGGTCAATACGCTGGCCATCCTGCTGGGAGGCCACGTGCGAACCGGCATGGAGGACTGCATCGACTATCAGCGGGGTGAACCGGCGCGCGGCAACGCCCAACTGGTCCGGCGCGTGGCCCGAATCGCCCGCGACCTGGGACGCCGGGTGGCCACGATTCAGGAAGCCCGGCAAATGTTGGGACTGGGACCGCCCAGCCAATACCCTTCGGCAACCTGA
- a CDS encoding NYN domain-containing protein encodes MLFLAVFVRTRVYVDGFNLYYGALKGTPFKWLNPVALACRLLPAGCTVDRLNYFTARVSGKSNPQAPARQQIYLRALNTLPEVKVHFGSFLAKTTWRPLINLPVADRRIHTPNPITIPAGHHLVGGQILPVGNYPMHGINKKKRRKRYRLLSDAVIAEIHTMEEKGSDVNLAAHLLNDAWKGLFEVAAVISNDTDLVTPIRMVAIERKKPVFVICPGRWQIAPKLANVASHVRHIRRTMLKALQFANPIPGTMISKPADW; translated from the coding sequence TTGCTTTTTCTGGCTGTATTTGTGAGAACCAGAGTCTACGTCGACGGCTTCAATCTGTACTACGGAGCGCTCAAGGGTACGCCGTTCAAGTGGCTCAATCCTGTCGCGCTTGCCTGCCGTCTACTCCCTGCGGGTTGCACCGTCGACAGACTCAATTACTTCACCGCCCGGGTATCAGGAAAATCGAACCCTCAAGCTCCAGCGCGTCAGCAAATCTACCTGAGAGCACTCAACACCCTGCCCGAAGTGAAGGTCCATTTTGGTAGCTTTCTGGCCAAAACGACCTGGCGCCCGCTCATCAATTTGCCCGTCGCCGACAGACGAATTCACACACCAAACCCGATTACGATACCGGCGGGTCATCACTTGGTGGGAGGACAGATTTTGCCTGTGGGCAACTATCCGATGCATGGCATCAACAAGAAAAAACGGAGGAAGAGATACAGATTGTTGTCAGATGCAGTGATCGCCGAGATCCATACGATGGAGGAGAAAGGTTCGGATGTGAATCTCGCGGCCCATCTCTTAAACGATGCCTGGAAAGGATTGTTCGAAGTGGCGGCCGTCATCTCGAACGATACGGATCTGGTGACACCTATCCGTATGGTGGCCATCGAGCGAAAGAAACCTGTATTTGTGATTTGTCCAGGGCGTTGGCAGATCGCCCCCAAATTGGCGAATGTTGCGAGCCATGTGCGGCACATCCGCCGAACGATGTTGAAAGCCTTGCAGTTTGCCAATCCTATTCCAGGAACGATGATCTCAAAACCGGCAGACTGGTGA
- a CDS encoding Ldh family oxidoreductase, with protein sequence MTASETYVHAGPLRRWTEQILLAKGTPPRDAERVTEVMIKADLRGVDTHGVFVCVQPYLDRIEQVKPNLQEINLKPNLKILRDQGAALLLDGDWGFGQVAAWEAMELAIGRARTHGIGMVSVTRSTHLGMCAFYPLMAVAQDMIGLTMTSTMPAAVPTFGRKARLGTNPMSMAAPAGKHPPFELDMATTVVSGGKVYLSHLARKKMPEGWMVDEQGDPLTDATVGLQSGSHLPLGGAGLLHGGHKGYGLGLIVEILCGVLAGGNIGPRIVAGENYHWVAAIDVSAFQPAARFKAMMDDLIDTLHRTPTVAGQDQVLIPGELEHRTCEHRVRHGIPVSPAVLPWIEETSRKFGIDPPQFVES encoded by the coding sequence ATGACCGCATCTGAAACCTACGTCCACGCCGGACCCCTCCGCCGCTGGACCGAGCAGATACTCCTGGCCAAGGGGACTCCGCCCCGGGATGCGGAGCGGGTCACCGAGGTCATGATCAAGGCCGACCTGAGAGGGGTCGACACGCACGGGGTCTTCGTCTGTGTCCAGCCCTACCTGGACCGCATCGAGCAGGTCAAGCCCAACCTGCAAGAGATCAACCTGAAGCCGAACCTGAAGATCCTCCGGGACCAGGGCGCCGCTCTGCTGCTGGACGGCGACTGGGGCTTCGGCCAGGTGGCGGCCTGGGAAGCCATGGAGCTGGCCATCGGACGGGCTCGCACCCACGGCATCGGCATGGTCTCGGTGACCCGGAGCACGCACCTGGGAATGTGCGCCTTCTATCCCCTCATGGCCGTGGCCCAGGACATGATCGGCCTCACCATGACCAGCACCATGCCGGCCGCCGTCCCCACCTTCGGCCGCAAGGCGCGTCTGGGCACCAATCCCATGAGCATGGCGGCGCCTGCCGGGAAACATCCCCCTTTCGAGCTGGACATGGCCACCACCGTGGTCTCCGGAGGCAAGGTCTATCTCTCCCACCTGGCCAGGAAGAAGATGCCCGAAGGTTGGATGGTGGACGAGCAAGGAGATCCCTTGACGGATGCCACCGTCGGTCTCCAGTCCGGATCGCACCTGCCACTGGGCGGGGCAGGTCTCCTCCACGGCGGCCACAAAGGCTACGGGCTGGGACTGATCGTGGAGATTCTCTGCGGCGTGCTGGCCGGCGGCAACATCGGCCCCCGCATCGTGGCCGGAGAGAATTACCACTGGGTGGCGGCCATCGACGTTTCCGCGTTCCAGCCGGCGGCCCGGTTCAAGGCCATGATGGATGACTTGATCGATACCCTGCACCGGACACCTACCGTAGCCGGTCAAGACCAGGTCCTGATCCCCGGGGAGCTGGAGCACCGGACCTGCGAACACCGGGTCCGCCACGGCATACCCGTGTCTCCCGCGGTGCTCCCCTGGATCGAGGAGACCAGCCGGAAGTTCGGGATCGATCCTCCGCAATTCGTTGAGTCCTGA
- a CDS encoding PIN domain nuclease → MTLVDTSAWIEYLRDTGSATCNRVDALLEEEIAICDAIRMEVLAGARNERHLNDLRRLLARATVLPTEPTHYDDAATLYRICRLKGETVRRLIDCLIGAIAIRAGVPVLNNDSDFGVLARHTGLKIAV, encoded by the coding sequence ATGACACTTGTCGATACCTCTGCCTGGATCGAGTACCTGCGCGACACGGGCTCGGCGACCTGCAATCGTGTCGACGCATTACTCGAGGAAGAGATAGCCATCTGTGATGCCATCCGCATGGAAGTACTTGCCGGCGCCCGCAACGAAAGACACCTGAACGATCTCCGTCGCCTGTTGGCGCGGGCAACCGTCTTGCCGACTGAACCAACTCACTACGATGATGCGGCCACGCTGTACCGGATCTGTCGCCTGAAAGGAGAGACCGTGCGCCGGTTGATTGATTGCTTGATTGGGGCGATCGCAATTCGGGCCGGTGTGCCCGTTCTCAATAATGATTCCGATTTCGGCGTACTGGCGCGGCACACGGGCCTGAAAATCGCCGTGTAA
- a CDS encoding C45 family autoproteolytic acyltransferase/hydrolase, with protein sequence MAGSGSSTLHVVELTGDSRQRGLQHGRQLRDPIQAAVDFYRHFFKEHLGLTAEGMARRASAFVEPTAQLNPLLMEEYEGIAEGSGQRLEDILALTGRYEITFEQVALGDCSNLFVGPERSQDGHTLLGQSWDWRPEVMDFRAVLISRCDDQPDHVMVTECGQPGKYGFNQDGLGVVSAGLRCREKAATGRQLFTVLGRTILAQTGFDAACEVLEENAPLATVNVLVADDQGRAADFEATAGGICRHDLGRDEVYWHTNHCRHVLEPNHFENSRVRGLRWERLTTAQGPVEPLTVQNWLADRSDGGNSISQHADPDKAHTASWLQTLCAIAMDLNQRQLWVSDGPASLSSYLKIGLD encoded by the coding sequence ATGGCCGGATCCGGCAGCTCCACGCTCCACGTCGTCGAGCTCACAGGAGACAGCCGGCAGCGGGGGCTTCAGCACGGCCGGCAGTTGAGAGATCCGATCCAGGCGGCGGTGGACTTCTATCGTCACTTCTTCAAGGAACACCTGGGATTGACTGCCGAGGGCATGGCCCGGCGCGCCTCGGCGTTCGTCGAACCGACGGCGCAACTCAATCCGCTCCTGATGGAGGAATACGAAGGCATAGCCGAAGGGTCCGGCCAACGGCTGGAGGACATCCTGGCCCTGACGGGGCGTTACGAGATCACCTTCGAACAGGTGGCCCTGGGGGACTGCTCCAATCTCTTCGTAGGACCGGAGCGCTCGCAAGACGGTCACACGCTACTGGGGCAGAGCTGGGACTGGCGGCCCGAGGTCATGGACTTCCGCGCCGTCCTGATCTCTCGGTGCGACGACCAGCCGGATCACGTCATGGTGACCGAGTGCGGTCAGCCGGGGAAGTACGGCTTCAACCAGGACGGCCTCGGCGTCGTTTCGGCCGGCCTGCGTTGCCGCGAGAAGGCGGCCACGGGCCGGCAGCTCTTCACCGTGCTGGGAAGAACGATCCTGGCTCAGACTGGGTTCGACGCGGCGTGCGAGGTGCTGGAGGAGAATGCGCCGCTGGCGACGGTGAACGTCCTGGTGGCCGACGATCAGGGCAGGGCAGCGGATTTCGAGGCCACGGCAGGAGGGATCTGCCGCCACGATCTGGGACGGGACGAGGTCTACTGGCACACGAATCACTGCCGGCACGTCCTGGAACCCAATCACTTCGAGAACAGCCGGGTTCGGGGTCTACGCTGGGAAAGACTCACCACCGCGCAGGGACCAGTGGAACCCTTGACAGTGCAGAATTGGCTGGCCGATCGGAGCGACGGAGGAAACTCCATCAGCCAGCATGCCGACCCGGACAAGGCCCACACCGCCAGTTGGCTCCAGACCCTCTGTGCCATCGCCATGGACCTGAACCAGCGCCAACTCTGGGTCAGCGACGGCCCGGCGTCGTTGAGTTCCTACCTGAAGATCGGTCTGGACTGA
- a CDS encoding MbcA/ParS/Xre antitoxin family protein gives MLFQNFVEEQVFSPNLIAAELRTTKTEIAGTLGLGKDAFSRRSRIRARKTQVRLRQMLEILNRVEVETGSALAAYAWFRAEPLPGFGGATPDLLLREGKADHVHAYLDRIMAGGYA, from the coding sequence ATGTTATTCCAGAATTTCGTGGAAGAACAGGTGTTTTCTCCGAATCTCATCGCGGCCGAACTCCGCACGACCAAGACCGAAATCGCGGGAACCTTGGGCCTCGGAAAGGACGCGTTTTCCCGTAGATCGCGGATCCGCGCCCGAAAAACGCAGGTTCGTTTGCGTCAGATGCTGGAGATTCTGAATCGGGTCGAGGTGGAGACCGGTTCGGCTCTCGCCGCTTATGCCTGGTTCAGGGCCGAACCGTTGCCGGGCTTCGGTGGCGCCACGCCGGATCTGTTGCTGCGGGAAGGCAAGGCCGACCATGTCCATGCCTATCTGGACCGGATCATGGCAGGTGGTTATGCCTGA
- a CDS encoding RES domain-containing protein produces MRFRGVVYRAHNPEWAWKPLSGEGARRHGGRFNRRGVPALYTSLSPLTAIREAQPLGRRMQPLTLCAYDVDLEPVFDSRDGAVRAALQVDDHELDCRSWAAQMLDGSVPASQALADRLVSDGYVGMLVRSFAVAAGPGDINLVVWKWGSQRPCRVDLIDDESRLSTSSR; encoded by the coding sequence ATGCGGTTCCGGGGAGTGGTTTACCGGGCGCACAACCCCGAATGGGCCTGGAAACCTCTCTCCGGCGAAGGCGCGCGCCGCCACGGCGGACGGTTTAACCGGCGCGGCGTTCCCGCGCTCTATACGTCTCTTTCCCCCCTGACGGCCATACGGGAGGCGCAACCGTTGGGCCGGCGCATGCAGCCTCTGACGCTTTGTGCCTACGACGTCGATTTGGAGCCGGTATTCGATTCACGGGATGGGGCCGTAAGGGCCGCACTTCAGGTAGACGATCACGAACTTGATTGCCGCTCGTGGGCGGCTCAAATGCTCGACGGCTCGGTGCCAGCCTCACAGGCTCTGGCTGATCGCCTGGTTTCAGATGGCTATGTTGGGATGCTGGTCAGGAGCTTTGCCGTGGCAGCCGGGCCCGGGGATATCAATCTTGTGGTTTGGAAATGGGGCTCCCAACGGCCGTGCCGTGTCGATCTGATCGACGATGAAAGTCGTCTTTCGACCAGCTCCCGATGA
- a CDS encoding amidohydrolase family protein: protein MSDSFLIRNARIVDVSGGSIEVERSVLVRGDRIEAVGRFPAWSGATMEADNRYLCPGLIDCHVHFFLDAGPDPRGSYLRSDDEERMVTAEKNARLAIEAGITTMRDCAAPGHLMVRFQRQVDAGEVPGPHIIRCGYALMRPKGHCHFLGGEVATVRELSKRIEWNLSHGAGFVKLMASGGGLTPGTVPHEADLPLEIMKAAVREAHANGVHITAHCHATDSIQRGIEVGLDMIEHVSYVEAPGRYRYDEELTHQIRDAGIIVSPTVYSALQTARQFRAAGAAHNPGDVAAVERLEGRLVNTGHFHRLGMKIIGGTDCGATNTPFDSLVDELESYTEAGLTRHEALRTVTDMGAAYLGLSRVGRIQPGHRADLTLLDSNPLEDLEVLRRPLKVYKSGILVHEQNGGDPA from the coding sequence ATGTCCGACTCTTTTCTGATCCGGAACGCACGGATCGTCGACGTCTCCGGCGGGTCTATCGAAGTGGAGCGGTCGGTCCTGGTTCGGGGGGATCGCATCGAGGCCGTGGGCCGGTTTCCAGCGTGGAGCGGGGCCACGATGGAGGCCGATAACCGGTATCTGTGTCCCGGTCTCATCGACTGCCACGTCCACTTCTTTTTGGATGCGGGGCCCGATCCCAGAGGATCGTACCTCCGGAGCGATGATGAGGAGCGGATGGTCACGGCGGAGAAGAACGCGCGGTTGGCCATCGAGGCCGGCATCACCACCATGCGCGATTGCGCCGCACCGGGACACCTCATGGTCCGGTTCCAGCGCCAGGTGGATGCGGGCGAAGTTCCGGGCCCCCACATCATCAGGTGCGGGTACGCGCTCATGCGCCCCAAGGGGCACTGTCATTTCCTGGGCGGCGAGGTGGCCACGGTCCGGGAATTGAGTAAGAGAATCGAGTGGAATCTGAGCCACGGGGCCGGATTCGTGAAGCTCATGGCCTCCGGCGGCGGTCTCACTCCGGGAACGGTTCCCCACGAGGCGGACCTGCCTTTGGAGATCATGAAGGCTGCCGTCCGGGAGGCCCACGCCAACGGCGTCCACATCACGGCGCATTGCCATGCCACCGACAGCATCCAACGGGGAATCGAGGTCGGGTTGGACATGATCGAGCACGTCAGCTATGTGGAGGCGCCGGGGCGGTACCGGTACGACGAGGAGTTGACGCACCAGATCCGGGACGCCGGCATCATCGTCAGTCCGACGGTCTACTCGGCGCTTCAGACGGCGCGGCAATTCCGCGCGGCGGGGGCGGCCCACAACCCCGGCGACGTGGCCGCCGTCGAGCGTCTGGAGGGGCGGTTGGTCAACACGGGGCATTTCCACCGCCTGGGCATGAAGATCATCGGGGGAACCGACTGCGGCGCCACCAACACTCCGTTCGACAGCTTGGTGGATGAGCTGGAGAGCTACACCGAGGCCGGCCTCACCCGGCATGAGGCCCTCCGCACGGTCACCGACATGGGCGCCGCCTACCTCGGGCTCTCTCGAGTGGGCCGGATCCAACCCGGTCATCGCGCCGACCTGACGTTGCTGGATAGCAATCCCCTGGAGGACCTGGAGGTGCTGAGGCGACCTCTCAAGGTCTACAAGTCGGGGATCCTCGTCCACGAGCAAAACGGCGGGGACCCGGCCTGA
- a CDS encoding type II toxin-antitoxin system VapB family antitoxin, with protein MTRTNVDIDDVSCAEVMRRYHLRTKREAINFALRSLAAEPLSVEEARRLRGSGWEGDLDEMRAGRSQ; from the coding sequence ATGACACGCACAAACGTAGACATCGACGACGTGTCGTGTGCAGAAGTCATGCGCCGTTACCACTTGAGGACAAAGCGTGAGGCCATCAATTTTGCGCTCCGATCCCTTGCTGCGGAACCCCTGAGCGTGGAGGAGGCCCGGCGTCTTCGTGGATCTGGTTGGGAAGGCGACCTCGATGAGATGCGCGCCGGACGCTCGCAATGA